One stretch of Amycolatopsis sp. NBC_00345 DNA includes these proteins:
- a CDS encoding cystathionine gamma-synthase — translation MVDDYSVLGFETRAIHAGQEPDPRTGAVIVPIYQTSTYAQDGVGGTREGDYEYSRTANPTRTALEQALAALEGARHTLAFASGMAASDAVLRTVLRPGDHLVLGNDAYGGTFRLIDKVLSLWGIEHTVADLSKVDEVRAAIRPETKLIWCESPTNPLLGVADIAALAGVAHDAGARLVVDNTFATPYLQTPLALGADIVVHSTTKYLGGHSDVVGGAVVTNEDDLREQLFYLRNAAGAVPGPFDAWLTLRGIKTLALRMERHSDNAELITQTLAKHPKVSKVYYPGLHEHPGHEAAAKQMRRFGGMVSFRHADGEEAALEVASRTKLFILAESLGGIESLIEHPGRMTHASTAGSTLQVPADLLRLSVGIEDGRDLVADLNAALG, via the coding sequence ATGGTCGACGACTACTCCGTTCTGGGCTTCGAAACACGTGCGATCCACGCGGGGCAGGAGCCCGATCCGCGCACCGGCGCGGTCATCGTGCCGATTTACCAGACTTCGACTTACGCGCAGGACGGCGTCGGCGGCACGCGTGAGGGCGACTACGAGTACTCCCGCACGGCGAACCCCACGCGCACCGCGCTGGAGCAGGCGCTCGCGGCCCTGGAGGGCGCGCGCCACACGCTCGCGTTCGCCTCCGGCATGGCGGCGTCCGACGCGGTGCTGCGCACCGTGCTGCGCCCGGGTGACCACCTGGTGCTGGGCAACGACGCGTACGGCGGCACGTTCCGGCTGATCGACAAGGTGCTGAGCCTGTGGGGCATCGAGCACACCGTGGCCGACCTGTCGAAGGTCGACGAGGTGCGCGCCGCGATCCGCCCCGAGACCAAGCTGATCTGGTGCGAGTCGCCCACGAACCCGCTGCTGGGCGTCGCCGACATCGCGGCGCTGGCCGGCGTGGCGCACGACGCGGGCGCGCGGCTGGTCGTCGACAACACGTTCGCGACGCCGTACCTGCAGACTCCGCTGGCCCTGGGCGCGGACATCGTCGTGCACTCCACCACCAAGTACCTGGGCGGCCACTCCGACGTCGTCGGCGGCGCGGTCGTCACCAACGAGGACGACCTGCGTGAGCAGCTGTTCTACCTGCGCAACGCGGCCGGCGCGGTGCCCGGCCCGTTCGACGCCTGGCTGACCCTGCGCGGGATCAAGACGCTCGCCCTGCGGATGGAGCGTCACAGCGACAACGCCGAGCTGATCACGCAGACGCTCGCGAAGCATCCGAAGGTCTCCAAGGTCTACTACCCGGGCCTGCACGAGCACCCGGGCCACGAGGCGGCGGCCAAGCAGATGCGCCGCTTCGGCGGCATGGTGTCGTTCCGCCACGCGGACGGCGAGGAGGCGGCCCTGGAGGTCGCGTCGCGCACCAAGCTGTTCATCCTGGCCGAGTCCCTCGGCGGCATCGAGTCGCTGATCGAGCATCCGGGCCGGATGACCCACGCCAGCACGGCCGGCTCCACCCTCCAGGTCCCGGCCGACCTGCTCCGCCTCTCCGTCGGCATCGAGGACGGCCGCGACCTGGTCGCGGACCTCAACGCCGCACTGGGCTGA
- a CDS encoding ferredoxin, producing MTTPPAPLGPEQQQAIVAGIGRGLAGLVPPGWRLLRVDYRAAGRHVECDVHVTTPDGAVRPVPTPPEVVARLGELRSGMYRPGTGTWLAASLAFDPARGAQADFVLDREPSWRRPPPPIGFQDELRFFPRADQHVPAWLRARAGLPPLGATPAVTGAAPPADGGATPPAAGAPGDAVPPPASSPQPASGAVSPPPAVASPPAETAAGIRTPRVYDGLDEAGRPVVSRERLSAEERERVLAYLETAPAVLASRSYGADAFDPSRADVVPLTFRTDGSWAWPGAVAYYLREHEIAPDPELLTHIRGHRFAVPEVGEPARELALASVTGQPST from the coding sequence ATGACCACACCACCGGCACCGCTGGGGCCGGAGCAGCAGCAGGCGATCGTCGCCGGGATCGGGCGCGGGCTGGCGGGGCTGGTCCCGCCGGGCTGGCGCCTGCTCCGGGTCGACTATCGCGCCGCGGGCCGCCACGTCGAGTGCGACGTGCACGTCACGACGCCGGACGGCGCGGTGCGGCCGGTGCCGACACCGCCGGAGGTCGTCGCCCGGCTGGGCGAGCTGCGGTCGGGCATGTACCGGCCCGGCACCGGCACCTGGCTCGCCGCGTCGCTGGCCTTCGACCCCGCGCGCGGCGCCCAGGCCGACTTCGTGCTCGACCGCGAGCCGTCCTGGCGGCGCCCGCCCCCGCCGATCGGTTTCCAGGACGAGCTGCGGTTCTTCCCCCGGGCCGACCAGCACGTGCCGGCCTGGCTGCGGGCGCGGGCCGGGCTGCCACCGCTGGGCGCGACGCCTGCGGTTACCGGGGCGGCTCCCCCTGCCGATGGCGGGGCGACGCCGCCGGCTGCTGGAGCGCCCGGAGATGCCGTGCCACCGCCGGCCAGTTCACCGCAGCCGGCGTCAGGAGCCGTGAGCCCGCCCCCGGCAGTGGCGAGCCCACCGGCCGAAACCGCCGCCGGCATCCGGACACCGCGGGTTTACGACGGGCTCGACGAGGCCGGACGGCCCGTGGTCTCGCGCGAGCGCCTTTCGGCCGAGGAGCGCGAACGCGTGCTCGCATACCTGGAGACGGCGCCCGCGGTGCTGGCGTCGCGCAGTTACGGCGCCGACGCGTTCGACCCGTCGCGCGCCGACGTCGTGCCGCTGACCTTCCGGACCGACGGCAGCTGGGCCTGGCCCGGCGCCGTCGCGTATTACCTGCGCGAGCACGAAATCGCGCCGGATCCCGAGCTGCTGACCCACATTCGCGGGCACCGCTTCGCCGTCCCGGAAGTCGGCGAGCCGGCGCGGGAACTGGCGCTGGCCTCGGTCACCGGGCAACCATCCACTTAG
- a CDS encoding cystathionine beta-synthase, translating into MEYAEHIVDLVGNTPLVKLNTLTEGLKPLVLAKVEYVNPGGSVKDRIALRMIEAAERSGELRPGGTIVEPTSGNTGVGLAMVAQRKGYKCVFVCPDKVSEDKRNVLRAYGARVVVCPTAVAPEHPDSYYNVSDRLVREIDGAWKPNQYANPENPASHYHSTGPEIWRQTDGKVTHFVAGVGTGGTISGTGRFLKEASDGRVQVVGADPEGSVYSGGSGRPYLVEGVGEDFWPETYDRGVADEIIPISDAHSFDITRRLAVEEGLLVGGSCGMAVAAALKLAERLTEDDVIVVLLPDGGRGYLTKVFNDDWMSSYGFLPPDSSGATVGDVLTKKSGSLPSLVHTHPNETVAEAIAILSEFGVSQMPVVSAEPPVMAAEVVGAVNERDLLDALFTGKAQLADRLDTHMSPPLPTIGAGEQVSSAMKALEAADGALVLIDGKPAGVVTRHDLLGFLAGR; encoded by the coding sequence GTGGAGTACGCCGAGCACATCGTGGATCTGGTGGGCAACACCCCGCTGGTCAAGCTGAACACGCTGACCGAGGGGTTGAAGCCGCTGGTGCTCGCGAAGGTCGAGTACGTGAACCCGGGCGGCAGCGTCAAGGACCGCATCGCGCTGCGCATGATCGAGGCCGCCGAGCGCTCCGGCGAGCTGCGGCCGGGCGGCACGATCGTCGAGCCGACTTCGGGCAACACCGGCGTCGGGCTCGCCATGGTCGCGCAGCGCAAGGGTTACAAGTGCGTGTTCGTCTGCCCGGACAAGGTCAGCGAGGACAAGCGCAACGTGCTCCGCGCGTACGGCGCCCGCGTGGTGGTCTGCCCCACCGCGGTCGCGCCCGAGCACCCGGACTCCTACTACAACGTCTCCGACCGCCTGGTCCGCGAGATCGACGGCGCCTGGAAGCCCAACCAGTACGCCAACCCGGAGAACCCGGCCAGCCACTACCACTCCACCGGCCCCGAGATCTGGCGCCAGACCGACGGCAAGGTGACGCACTTCGTCGCCGGCGTCGGCACCGGCGGCACCATCTCCGGCACCGGCCGTTTCCTCAAGGAGGCCAGCGACGGCCGCGTCCAGGTCGTCGGCGCCGACCCCGAGGGCTCCGTCTACTCCGGCGGCAGCGGACGGCCGTACCTCGTCGAGGGCGTCGGCGAGGACTTCTGGCCGGAGACCTACGACCGCGGCGTCGCCGACGAGATCATCCCGATCTCCGACGCGCACTCGTTCGACATCACCCGCCGCCTCGCGGTGGAGGAGGGCCTGCTCGTCGGCGGGTCCTGCGGCATGGCCGTGGCCGCCGCGCTGAAGCTGGCCGAGCGGCTGACCGAGGACGACGTGATCGTGGTCCTGCTGCCCGACGGCGGCCGCGGCTACCTCACCAAGGTCTTCAACGACGACTGGATGTCGTCCTACGGCTTCCTCCCGCCCGACTCCTCGGGCGCCACGGTCGGCGACGTGCTGACGAAGAAGAGCGGCTCGCTGCCCAGCCTCGTGCACACGCACCCGAACGAGACGGTCGCCGAGGCCATCGCGATCCTGTCCGAGTTCGGCGTCAGCCAGATGCCGGTGGTCAGCGCCGAGCCGCCGGTGATGGCGGCCGAGGTGGTGGGCGCGGTGAACGAGCGCGACCTGCTCGACGCCCTGTTCACCGGAAAGGCGCAGCTGGCCGACCGGCTGGACACGCACATGTCGCCCCCGCTGCCCACCATCGGCGCCGGTGAGCAGGTCAGTTCGGCGATGAAGGCGCTCGAAGCCGCGGACGGCGCGCTGGTGCTGATCGACGGCAAGCCCGCGGGCGTCGTCACCAGGCACGACCTGCTGGGCTTCCTCGCCGGACGGTAG
- a CDS encoding proline-rich domain-containing protein, whose protein sequence is MTYGYQPRRRGAGATGTMTALLGFGMGGVAVSVPIVLLAKLRSGAALPGGAVTVLVLFALAGLVFLAGAVTTFLRPAGGLVLLIVGGVLAVALGLLEPVLLRVPFGRFVERSFEFRLDGAYGTVGCLTLAPLVLLLAVVGLIVRAVHGKHDRAVAAGQRAPRQSRLRMVIAANPALNRLLTTVVLVALGVTGILITLFSMSDWRDGNGMVALVVEFACWLFVAGAGVALLGGQRFGGWLAIGAATLAFVNAAIEALGHGWDVWPELAAALVTGVVGGLLVRPKRAAGAASPGFAGPPSYQGGPPALPYQGGPAAAPYQGGPPAPPYQGAPPAFPHQSDPSAPPYQGGPPGRW, encoded by the coding sequence TTGACGTACGGCTATCAGCCGCGCCGTCGTGGCGCGGGCGCGACCGGGACCATGACGGCGTTGCTCGGCTTCGGCATGGGCGGGGTCGCGGTGTCGGTGCCGATCGTGCTGCTCGCGAAGCTCCGGTCCGGCGCCGCGCTGCCCGGCGGCGCGGTGACCGTGCTCGTGCTGTTCGCCTTGGCCGGCCTGGTATTCCTCGCCGGGGCCGTGACGACGTTCCTCCGGCCGGCGGGCGGGCTGGTCCTGCTGATCGTCGGCGGAGTGCTCGCGGTGGCGCTGGGGCTTCTGGAACCGGTACTGCTCCGGGTGCCGTTCGGGAGGTTCGTCGAACGGTCCTTCGAGTTCCGCCTCGACGGCGCGTACGGCACGGTCGGCTGCCTCACGCTGGCGCCGCTGGTGCTGTTGCTGGCCGTGGTGGGGCTGATCGTCCGGGCCGTCCACGGCAAACACGACCGGGCCGTGGCTGCGGGGCAACGCGCGCCGCGCCAGTCCCGGCTGCGGATGGTGATTGCTGCCAACCCTGCGCTGAACCGCTTGCTCACCACCGTGGTGCTGGTGGCGCTCGGCGTCACCGGGATCCTGATCACGCTCTTCTCGATGAGCGATTGGCGCGACGGCAACGGGATGGTCGCGCTGGTCGTCGAGTTCGCCTGCTGGCTGTTCGTGGCCGGGGCGGGGGTGGCGCTGCTCGGCGGGCAGCGCTTCGGCGGCTGGCTGGCGATCGGGGCGGCGACGCTGGCGTTCGTGAACGCGGCGATCGAGGCGCTGGGCCACGGCTGGGACGTCTGGCCGGAGCTGGCGGCCGCACTGGTCACCGGCGTCGTCGGCGGGCTGCTGGTGCGGCCGAAGCGGGCCGCGGGCGCGGCGTCGCCGGGCTTCGCTGGGCCGCCGTCGTATCAGGGCGGGCCTCCCGCACTTCCGTACCAAGGCGGACCCGCGGCGGCTCCGTACCAAGGCGGACCGCCCGCCCCTCCGTATCAAGGCGCGCCTCCCGCTTTTCCGCACCAGAGCGACCCCTCCGCCCCTCCGTACCAGGGCGGACCTCCCGGCCGCTGGTGA
- the ilvA gene encoding threonine ammonia-lyase, protein MELVSLERVQEARKLLEGITRLTPMEHARDLRRLHGGPVYLKCENLQRTGSFKIRGAYTRIHGLSAEERARGVVAASAGNHAQGVALASSLLGISSTVFMPLRAPLPKLAATRSYGADVHLFGAVLEETLAEAIAFSERTGAVFIHPFDHADVIAGQGTVGLEILEQVPGAKTILVATGGGGLVGGVASAVKALRPDVRVVGVQAEDAAAFPPSLAAGAPVRLSELHTMADGIAVGQPGPVSYAHVSSLVDDIVTVTEESLSRAVLLCLERRKLVVEPAGAATVAALLQHPGAFEPPVVAILSGGNVDPVLLQQIIQHGMTAGGRYLKLHLRVPDRPGSLVSVLSCVKDMGANVLDVEHSRISGSLALGEVDVALALETRGPEHCKDVEAALADAGFTIV, encoded by the coding sequence ATGGAACTGGTCAGCCTCGAGCGCGTCCAGGAGGCCCGCAAGCTCCTGGAGGGCATCACGCGCCTCACCCCGATGGAACACGCGCGCGACCTGCGGCGGCTCCACGGCGGCCCGGTGTACCTCAAGTGCGAGAACTTGCAGCGCACCGGCTCGTTCAAGATCCGCGGCGCGTACACGCGCATTCACGGCCTGAGTGCGGAGGAGCGCGCCCGCGGCGTCGTCGCGGCCAGCGCCGGCAACCACGCCCAGGGCGTCGCGCTGGCGTCTTCGCTGCTGGGGATCTCCTCGACGGTCTTCATGCCGCTGCGCGCGCCGCTGCCGAAGCTGGCCGCGACCCGCAGTTATGGCGCCGACGTGCACCTGTTCGGCGCCGTGCTGGAGGAGACGCTCGCCGAGGCGATCGCCTTCTCCGAGCGCACCGGCGCGGTGTTCATTCATCCGTTCGACCACGCCGACGTGATCGCCGGGCAGGGCACCGTCGGCCTGGAGATCCTGGAGCAGGTGCCCGGCGCGAAGACGATCCTCGTCGCGACGGGCGGTGGCGGCCTGGTGGGCGGCGTCGCGTCCGCGGTGAAGGCGCTGCGCCCGGACGTACGCGTGGTCGGCGTGCAGGCCGAGGACGCCGCCGCGTTCCCGCCGTCGCTGGCCGCCGGGGCGCCCGTGCGGCTGAGCGAGCTGCACACGATGGCCGACGGGATCGCCGTCGGCCAGCCGGGGCCGGTCAGCTACGCGCATGTCTCCTCGCTGGTGGACGACATCGTCACGGTCACCGAGGAGTCGCTGTCACGCGCTGTGCTGCTGTGCCTGGAGCGGCGGAAGCTGGTGGTCGAGCCGGCCGGCGCCGCGACGGTGGCCGCGCTGCTGCAGCACCCGGGCGCCTTCGAGCCGCCGGTGGTCGCGATCCTGTCCGGCGGCAACGTCGACCCCGTACTGCTCCAGCAGATCATCCAGCACGGCATGACGGCCGGCGGCCGTTACCTCAAGCTGCACCTGCGCGTGCCGGACCGGCCGGGCTCGCTCGTCTCCGTGCTCAGCTGTGTGAAGGACATGGGCGCGAACGTGCTCGACGTCGAGCACTCCCGCATCTCGGGCAGCCTCGCCCTGGGTGAGGTCGACGTCGCGCTGGCGCTGGAAACCCGCGGCCCCGAGCACTGCAAGGACGTGGAAGCCGCCCTCGCGGACGCGGGGTTCACCATCGTCTGA
- a CDS encoding TNT domain-containing protein: protein MARDHDQWRDLTQEVGYALVDAAPEGWRRIELFSRVTAEVQDFTLTVLMADGSQAVVEIPEAATRAVLGIREAYYVEGEGTWFSMRYLLDAPGKIRSLYNLDWDPDWNPGIDVSAWPRDLERYPRDAFHIPPWLREKLAEAGAEVPPAPPEVVELPLGPEAQNQIWMDLANRVVMTVPADWQQVLLTYRAVGDHVELPVMVRRATDGGLYLWEPPAEVAELLAKLRAGMYREGRGTWLQAGATIDTGSHAEFAYVWDSEPSWDAAPPAAAFARELELFPRTGGNLPEWFAERVGAVGAATLSGSADPKTAETEALRAAEDAAAELGLDPARYRIGEVADGAWCLVSEEDSWAVFLAVGEERFEGAEFATVQQAVRYFVGHLYLNRSAFRDELAPDAKRPTDAWPIQPLGGDAGLQIYGGKRIVTLPPGTEMDRYGDPDGNTLYAAGTEWTYRSQPSNVRDREYHVYRLRRPVRGIVGSPIAWYDEAGGGTAYVLERSVADLLADGSLEPVERPTTSPPAQG from the coding sequence ATGGCACGTGACCACGACCAGTGGCGAGACCTCACTCAAGAGGTGGGTTACGCACTCGTCGACGCGGCCCCGGAGGGATGGCGGCGAATCGAGTTGTTCAGCCGCGTCACCGCCGAAGTGCAGGACTTCACGCTCACCGTGCTGATGGCCGACGGCAGCCAGGCCGTCGTCGAGATCCCGGAAGCGGCGACGCGGGCGGTGCTCGGCATCCGCGAGGCCTATTACGTCGAGGGCGAAGGCACCTGGTTCTCGATGCGGTACCTGCTCGACGCGCCGGGCAAGATCCGCTCGCTGTACAACCTGGACTGGGACCCGGACTGGAACCCGGGCATCGACGTCTCCGCCTGGCCGCGCGACCTTGAGCGGTACCCCCGCGACGCGTTCCACATTCCGCCTTGGCTGCGGGAAAAGCTCGCCGAGGCGGGAGCGGAGGTCCCGCCGGCGCCGCCCGAGGTGGTGGAGCTGCCGCTCGGCCCCGAGGCGCAGAACCAGATCTGGATGGACCTCGCGAACCGCGTCGTGATGACCGTGCCGGCCGACTGGCAGCAGGTGCTCCTGACCTACCGCGCCGTCGGGGACCACGTCGAGCTGCCCGTGATGGTGCGGCGGGCCACCGACGGCGGCCTCTACCTGTGGGAGCCGCCCGCCGAGGTCGCCGAGCTGCTGGCGAAGCTGCGCGCCGGGATGTACCGGGAGGGCCGCGGCACCTGGCTGCAAGCCGGCGCGACGATCGACACCGGCTCCCACGCGGAGTTCGCCTACGTGTGGGACTCCGAGCCGTCCTGGGACGCGGCTCCGCCGGCCGCGGCGTTCGCGCGCGAGCTGGAGCTGTTCCCCCGGACGGGCGGGAACCTGCCGGAGTGGTTCGCCGAGCGCGTCGGCGCGGTGGGCGCGGCGACGCTGAGCGGCTCGGCCGACCCGAAAACGGCCGAGACCGAGGCGCTGCGCGCGGCCGAGGACGCGGCCGCGGAGCTGGGACTCGACCCCGCCCGTTACCGGATCGGCGAGGTCGCCGACGGGGCCTGGTGCCTGGTGTCCGAAGAGGACAGCTGGGCGGTCTTCCTCGCAGTGGGCGAGGAACGCTTCGAGGGCGCGGAATTCGCCACCGTGCAGCAGGCGGTGCGGTACTTCGTCGGGCACCTGTACCTGAACCGGTCCGCGTTCCGGGACGAGCTGGCGCCGGACGCCAAGCGGCCCACCGACGCGTGGCCGATCCAGCCGCTCGGCGGCGACGCGGGGCTGCAGATCTACGGCGGCAAGCGGATCGTCACCCTGCCGCCGGGCACCGAGATGGACCGTTACGGCGACCCGGATGGCAACACGCTGTACGCCGCGGGTACCGAGTGGACATACCGTTCGCAGCCGTCGAACGTCCGCGATCGCGAGTACCACGTGTACCGGCTGCGCCGCCCGGTCCGCGGGATCGTCGGCTCGCCGATCGCCTGGTACGACGAGGCGGGCGGCGGCACCGCGTACGTGCTGGAGCGCTCGGTGGCCGACCTGCTCGCCGACGGCTCGCTCGAGCCGGTCGAACGGCCGACCACCAGCCCGCCCGCGCAGGGCTAG
- a CDS encoding acetyl-CoA C-acetyltransferase, translating into MPEAVIVSTARSPIGRAGKGSLVSMRPDDLAVQMIRAALDKVPQLDPADIDDLLLGCGLPGGESGFNMGRAVAVELGYDHLPGCTITRYCSSSLQTTRMAMHAIKAGEGDVFISAGVETVSRFGKGSSDSWPDTHNPLFAEAEARTKATSESGTDSWTDPRGEGNVPDVYITMGETAENLARLKGVTREDMDEFGVRSQNLAEKAIADGFWAKDITPVTLPDGTVVSKDDGPRAGVTIEGVSGLKPVFRPDGRVTAGNCCPLNDGAAAVVVMSDTKAKQLGLTPLARVVSTGVTGLSPEIMGYGPVEASKQALSRAGLSISDIDLVEINEAFAAQVIPSYRDLGIDLDRLNVNGGAIAVGHPFGMTGARITSTLINSLQHHDKQFGLETMCVGGGQGMAMVLERLS; encoded by the coding sequence ATGCCCGAAGCCGTCATCGTCTCCACCGCCCGCTCCCCGATCGGCCGCGCCGGCAAGGGTTCGCTGGTCAGCATGCGACCCGACGACCTGGCCGTGCAGATGATCAGGGCGGCACTCGACAAGGTCCCGCAGCTCGACCCGGCCGACATCGACGACCTGCTGCTCGGCTGCGGCCTGCCCGGCGGCGAGTCCGGGTTCAACATGGGCCGCGCGGTCGCCGTCGAACTCGGGTACGACCACCTGCCCGGCTGCACGATCACCCGGTACTGCTCCTCCAGCCTCCAGACCACCCGCATGGCGATGCACGCGATCAAGGCCGGCGAGGGCGACGTCTTCATCTCCGCCGGCGTCGAGACCGTCTCGCGGTTCGGGAAGGGCAGCTCCGACTCCTGGCCGGACACGCACAACCCGCTGTTCGCCGAAGCCGAGGCCCGCACCAAGGCGACCTCCGAGTCGGGCACGGACAGCTGGACCGACCCGCGCGGCGAGGGCAACGTGCCCGACGTCTACATCACGATGGGCGAGACGGCGGAGAACCTCGCGCGGCTGAAGGGCGTCACGCGCGAGGACATGGACGAGTTCGGCGTGCGGTCGCAGAACCTCGCCGAGAAGGCCATCGCCGACGGCTTCTGGGCCAAGGACATCACGCCCGTCACGCTGCCGGACGGCACCGTGGTGTCGAAGGACGACGGCCCGCGCGCGGGTGTCACGATCGAGGGCGTCTCGGGCCTGAAGCCGGTGTTCCGCCCCGACGGCCGCGTGACCGCCGGCAACTGCTGCCCGCTGAACGACGGCGCGGCGGCCGTGGTCGTCATGTCCGACACCAAGGCGAAGCAGCTGGGCCTGACGCCGTTGGCGCGCGTCGTGTCGACGGGCGTCACGGGCCTTTCGCCGGAGATCATGGGCTACGGCCCGGTCGAGGCGTCGAAGCAGGCGCTCTCGCGCGCCGGTCTGTCCATTTCGGACATCGACCTGGTGGAGATCAACGAGGCGTTCGCCGCGCAGGTCATCCCGTCCTACCGCGACCTTGGCATCGACCTGGACCGGCTGAACGTCAACGGCGGCGCGATCGCGGTCGGCCACCCGTTCGGCATGACGGGCGCCCGGATCACCTCGACGCTGATCAACTCCCTGCAGCACCACGACAAGCAGTTCGGCCTCGAGACCATGTGCGTCGGCGGTGGCCAGGGCATGGCGATGGTGCTGGAGCGCCTTTCCTGA